Below is a genomic region from Cupriavidus sp. D39.
AAGTCACACAACACTTCGCGCAGGAACTGCACCGCATGCGGGCGTTCGGCATAGCGCATGGCTTTTCCGTTACCACGGGCAATGCGCGGCCAGGATTGTGCGCTACCTTCCAGGTGAAAGTGCTGTCCGGCCGCGCGTTACCGAGCTTCCCTGGTGCCCACGGCGACTGCAGCACGGACCTCAAGATCTTGCCACAGCGGGCGTTGCGGCGAAGGCTGTTCCGTGATGTGGCGGACCGCGGCATGGCAGAGCCTGTGACGTGCCTTGGCACTCGCTACGATGAAGGCGATCGGCGAGCCGCGAAGATGAAGGCGCGCGGCGAGTCGGATCAGGTGCCTGTGCGCAACCGTGATGGCGAGTTGGTCCTCAGCCCGATCGCCCATTTCGGGGTGGACGATGTGTGGGAGGCCATTGCCCTATACGGCAGCGGCCAACTTCCTGGCTACTCGGACTTCGAGGAAACCAAGCGGCTGTACGCCCATTCTGTCGGAACCTCGTGCGCCGTTGTGGCCGACGCCATCCTTGCCGGGTCTGGTGGCCGCCGACAGGCAAATGCGGCGCTCGCCTGGGGTGCCATGTTTGCCAGATGGCGGAGGACAAGAGCCTCGCCAACATGATTGCCTACGACGAGCGCTACGCCTACGCTTCAGGCCTGCACCGGCTCAACCAATTTATCCGGAACACCCGGTTCGATTGGTCACGCCGGCACTGGATTGGGCGGACAATCCGTGAGGGTTACATCAAGATCCAGCCCGATACTACAGTCCATCCATGTTGCGCGAGTTGTTCCGCTATATGCTGCAGATCGACTTCGACGAACAGGCCCGTGCCGCCAGAGCAGGTGAGCGGCCGCGGTTCGAGTTGCTGCCCCCGGAGATGATCGTCGCGATCGACGCCATGCAGTCGCTCAACGGCGTCGCGAAGCCGTTCGCCTGCTGGGCTGACCGGCGTGACGTCTTCGAGCGGGGCATACGTTTCGATATACCGGAGGTGGCGCCTGTCGCCATCACGCCGATGCCGGCCCCGCGCTTCCTGTTCGTTGGGAATAGCTGGGACGAACTGGCGCCAAGCGCTGATTGGACCGGCATGCGGGATCCGTTCCTCGAAGCGATGACTGCGGATTCGCCCTGTGCACCGGAGCTGGCCACTACGGCGGCGGGCCGGGTCATTTGGAAGATGCCCACCGAGCAGCAATTCTCGGTAGACATCGAGTCCGCATCGCTCCTGGAGGATTTTGAGCTAGCGGGGTTGCTGGCAATGCATGACCGCGGCGTTGAGCCTGGCCAGGTGACGACGGGATACCGCTGGTACTTGCAGTATGGGGTTCTGACCCTCTCCCACGCGCAACGCGCCGAGCACGATGTGGTTTGTCGCCGCACCGCGTTCAAGGACCGGTTGGGGCTGACGCTTGAGTATGACCTTGGCCGTTTGAGGTCGCTCGCCGTTGACTATGCGTAAGCGAGTCGGCAGGGCCGTGGTGACTGCGCGCTAGGAATAGCGTATGAGGTCAGGCGGCGTATTGGAGTTGGTCAGCGACCTTCCAGGGCATGAGTTCGTCGATCCGATTGACCGGATGGTCGGCAATGTGGGTCAGGACGTGACGCAGATAGGCTTCGGGATCGATGCCGTTGAGTTTGCAAGACCCGATGAGCGAGTACATGGCAGCGGCACGCTCACCGCCACTGTCGGCACCGGCGAATAAAAAATTCTTCCGGCCTAACGCGACACCGCGCAGCGCATTCTCGGCGATGTTGTTGTCAATTTCTGCCAGGCCATCATCACAGTAGTAGACCAAGGCCTGCCACTGGTTGAGCATGTAGTTGATGGCTTTGGTGGTTTCTGATTGGGTCGAGAGTGTCAACAACCGCTCTCGTAACCACACCTCGAGGCCGTCCAGCAGGGGGCGAGATCTTTGCTGCCGCACCTGTTGGCGCACTTCGGGTAGCTTGCCCCGGATTTCCGCTTCGATGGCATAGAGTTCGCCGATTCGTCGCAACGCCTCCGTGGTGGTCGGCGTCGCCTTGCGAGCATGCAAGTCGTGTATTTTTCGTCGCGCATGAGCCATGCAAGCGGCTTCGCGTACGCTGCCATCCGTAAAGATGGCGTTGAAGCCCGCATACGCGTCGGCCTGCAGGATGCCGCGGAAGCTAGCCAGATGAGCTTGGGGGTGCAGGCCCTGGCGATTTGGCGTGTAGGCGAACCAGACCGCAGGCGCAGCGTCCGATCCCGACGCGCGATCGTCTCGTACGTAGGCCCATAGCCGTCCCGTCTTGGTCTGGCCTTTACCTGGCGCGAGCACCGGCAGCGGTGTGTCGTCCGCGTGCACCTTGCCGGGCATCATCACGTATCGGCGCAAGGCCTCCACCAGCGGCCGCACCAGAGCACCGCAAGCCCCAACCCCACGGGCCATCGTCGTGCGGTCCAGCTCCACTCCCTGCCGGGCGTAAATCGCGGCTTGGCGGTACAGCGGTTGGTGATCAGCATATTTGCTGACCAGAATGTGGGCGAGTAGCCCCGCCGTGGCGATACCACGCTCGATCGGCCGACTCGGCGACGCGGCCTGGACGATGCAATCGCAACAGGCGCAGGCCTGCTTGCGTCGGACCTGCCGGATCACCCGGAACGCGCTGTTGATGATGTCGAGCTGCTCCGAGATGTCCTCGCCCAGCGGCTTAAGCTCGCCGCCACACTCCGGGCAGGCCCTATCCTCGGGTTCGAGAATGCGAACTTCGCGCTCCAGATGCTCCGGAAACGGCTTGCGTACCGCTTTCTTCCGGGTGGGAGGGTTGCATCCGGGGCGGCTTCGGTTTCGGCCGCACCTTCTTCTGCCAGCAGATCTTCCAGTCGGGTCTCGAGCTGTTCGATCTGTCGGTCCAGCTTCTCGGACTTCTGGCCGAACTGCATCCGCCTTAGCTTGGAGAGCTGCAGATTGAGCTGCTCGATCTCCATGGAGCGGACCGCCAAGGCCCGTTCCATGAGTGCGATCGATTCCCGCTGTGCCAACACCAAGGCCTTCAGGGCCTCAATGTCGTCGGGGAGATCGCTGGGATCGATTGGCATGCGCGCAGTTTACGCACATGCCGCAAGGTTTACAACACCGACAGTGGAGGCCAGGTGCGTTCGGGCTGCTTCCAGTTAATCCCCTCCAGTAGCATCGACAACTGCGCTTGCGTCAGGTGGATCTTGCCGCTGTCGGCCTGTGGCCAGACGAAGCGTCCGCGCTCCAGGCGCTTCGAGAGCAAGCACAGCCCATCGCCCGTCGACCACAGGACTTTGATGACATTGCCTCGCCTGCCGCGGAAGACGAAGACATGGCCGGAGAATGGGCTCTCCTGCAGAGTCGCCTCAACCTTCGCGGCCAGCCCATTGAATCCGGAGCGCATATCGGTCACGCCTGCAGCGATCCAGATGCGTGTTCCCGCCGGCAACCCGATCATGGCGTCAACCGATCCAGTACGGTGCGCAACGTGGTCGCGTCGACCGCGCCTTCGATGCGAATCACCGCCCGGCCCAAACGGATCTCGATGGCGCCGTTCGGCGTCGCCGGCTCGCAAGCCGCTGCCGCCGAACTCACTGGCCTCGGAGCCGGGCGCGGGTCTGGTTGTTCAACGGTCACCGGCAACAACACCGCAGCTTCCTGCCGCTGTTGCGCTCGATAGCTTCGGCGCCACGTGAACAGCATGTTCGCGTTGATACCGTGCTCGCGCGCCAACTTCGATACCGAGATGCCCGGCTCACATGCAGCGGCTGCCAACCGCCGCTTGAATTCCTCGCTATGATTCGGCCGACCTTTGCGACTGCCAGCGACTGGCACTTCCTGTGACTGTGACAAAGTAGTTCCCATCAAATAGTAATGGGAACTACTTTGGAGCCACTCTACTTTGCAGTACAGACGGTGCAGGCGACTCGCTTACGACTATGCGGACCTACCCAAGGATGCTCAATTGGCATGGAGTCATGCTGCCGCCTATCAGGAGGATCTGCTGTTCGCCGCCTGAGGCGCATCGAGCCTTACGAAGAGCGGCCCGACATCGTGAGATGTCGAGGCGCTTTGTCGTTTGTCGGGGCCATGTGATGAGCGCTCATCATCGGCATGGAATGGGCGCTCTCGGTGAGCTTTGGGTCATCAACCCCCGTGGTTCATCCGACAGAATGCCCTTCAACGTCTACAGCGATGCCGCCTACGGCAGGAACGGCAACCGCGGCCCGTTCGGCTCTTGTCGACCCTTCTGAGACGTTCGTTGCGTCCTCCAGAAAACGGCGGCTCTCGAGGAGTAACGGCCACTGGCATGACCGACGGCCAGGAAGTTCCTTCCCCTCGGCGCACGTCTGGAAGACATCGCGCAATGCATTCAGACCGATGAGCGGCTCACAGTACCACTTCCATCAAGCGATGCTTGACCTCAATATTTTCCTTCGTTTTGCGGTGTGCGTGCCGCGCGCGCAACGAAAGGAACGCCGACGGCCGCAAGCAAGGGATTTACACCTTCGACCCGGACGACCGGCTGCTCCTCGTGCCGTGCATGGCCGACGGCCCCGCTGGACGTGACGGCCGGGGAATTGGGTGGACGCTTCCTCTGGGCGTCCGGGCGAAGAACTCGGTGGACCACGAGCGGGTGAAAGCCCTGCTTGAATCGCCGGACAGGTGGAGCTTCTTGCGCCGCCGCGGGAAACAATGGAGCGGCGGCCACCGCTCCTTCGCGCTGAACCTGCTCCGTCAGGTGCCAGAGATGTCGCGTGCGATCGCGCCCGCTGCGCCTCGGGTGGTGGACGAGGTGCTGGCGTAACCCGATGTTGCAAGGCGAAGGGGTGCGGTGGCACGGGGCGAAAACCTCGCCGGAGGCGATGGCCCTCCCGCTACCGCGCCCCTTCGCCTCGGCGGGAGAGCAACTACTTTCTGCTGGTGCCCGGTCGTTGCGCCGTGGTATCAATCGTGTCCTCTACCCGTCGCAACGCACGGGCGACGTTACCAACGCGAGGGACCGAACATGAGCACCACCCCGACCCGGCCGCCGATCTGGCAACTGATCCGTGATGCCGTGGCCCCCTTGGGCCGCGAGACCAGCAACGCGGAAATCAAGCAGCTCCTGCTGCGCGAGTACCCCGATCTGAACGAAGCGTCGATCGCCTGCCAGATCGCCATCTGCACCGTGAACCGGTTCGGGCGCGTCGGCTACCCGGAGAACAAGAAGCCCCGCCTGGCCAACGGCCGGTACGATTTCCTGTTCGCCACCGGCCGGGGCAAGGTCACGTGGTACGACCCGGCGAAGCACGGGTTGTGGGCGATCGAGGAGACGCCCGAAGGCCTGGCCGTGCGTCGGTTCGAGGACACCTCCGAGGACGGGGATGCTGCTTCCGACATCGACGCCGTGGAACCCGTCGACGACGGTTTCGGGGGTGGCGCGTTCGCCCTAGAAAGCCACCTGCGCGACTACCTCGCGCGCAACCCACCGACCCTGCCGGGTCACGGTGCACCGCTCACCCTCTTCGTCGGTGACGACGGGCGGGATGGCGTCGAGTACCAGACCGACTGCGGACCGGCGGATTTGGTTTTTCATGACGAAGCGAAGAACTTTGTGGTGTTCGAGCTGAAGCTGGGACGGGGCCCGGACGCTGCGCTCGGTCAGGTCCAGCGCTACATGGGCTGGATCGACACGCACCTGGCTAAGGGCAAGACCGTGTCCGGGGTGATCGTGGCCAACTCGATTTCCGACAAGCTGAAATACGCCGCGAAGGTAGCGCCGAACGTCCAGCTCATGGAGTACCGGCTCACCGTCGACCTGGCGCCGGTCGCGTTGCAGGTGCCGTCGATGCCGGCCGGGGACCGACCATGATGGCTTGGCTCAGCCGAACATGGCCGGTTGTCGATGCTGCCGTATTTCCGCTGACCGACGTCAAGGTCGCGTCGGTGGCCGCAGTCATCTCGGTGTTTGCGATCACGTGGCCGCTGCGCTACCAGAAGAGCGCCGCCCTGCTAGATCAAGCCGTGCGTGCATTGGAACGCGCCTACAACGCATTGACGGTCGACGGGTCCCAGATTGCCCCTGTGCCAGCAGACCGTCTTGGATGGCTGACCGCCGCGCGCAACATCGAGACGTACAAGGCGCTGAAAAAGAAGATTCGCGTGGGCGTACACCGGAGGATCGTGGAGGACCACGAGGAGGACTGGCGCCATCGGTTTTACGTGGCGCTCCAAGGGCATCAGTTTCACCAGCCGTCCTCCTACCAGGAAGTCGCCGCGCCGCGCGAGCAGCGGACCAGCGGTATTGAGCCACACTCCGCTGTCATCGTTCACGCCTTCGCCACTTGGCCCAGGCGTTGCCGCGACACGCTGGAATACGCCGACTTCGATGACATCTTTGGCGAAACGGACCCGCGCACCGCTAACAATGGACTCCGGTTGTACCTCAACCGACCACGTAGCCTCGCCCGTTTTCGTGACCTCCCGAGTCCTTATCCGACGCTGACCTGGTGGCGACGAACCCTCAGATTTCTTCGCCTACGCAAACGGCTATGAGGACCATTGACACCCACAGGTGGGCGACCAACTTCGCCGACGTTCAGATCGGCATCCACCGCCATTGGACCCGCGCGTTCCTGAAGGACGTGGCCAAGCCTACGCTTGCGGCGCTGGACGCGGACATCGAACACTGGGCCACCACCCGGGAACCCGGAGCTGTGGCCCAACTGGTCGTCCGCGCAGTTGGCGTTGCCCACCGACGATCCGCCGATGGGTCCTCCTCCGCCTCCGTCCTTCGAGCAGGCGGTGTTGCCGCGCGAGCTGCTCGACCGGTTCGTCGAGGCGATCGTGGGGTTCTGGGAGGACGTCGACTACGTGCGTCTCAACAGCATCGAACGGCCGGACGACAACATCTGGGCCGAAATGAACCGGCTGCGTGGCCGACGCATGTCGCGCACGTCACACGCCGGCTGAACGTCAGCGCTCCCACATGGGCTTGGACACGGTGTTGGTGA
It encodes:
- the tnpB gene encoding IS66 family insertion sequence element accessory protein TnpB (TnpB, as the term is used for proteins encoded by IS66 family insertion elements, is considered an accessory protein, since TnpC, encoded by a neighboring gene, is a DDE family transposase.), with the translated sequence MIGLPAGTRIWIAAGVTDMRSGFNGLAAKVEATLQESPFSGHVFVFRGRRGNVIKVLWSTGDGLCLLSKRLERGRFVWPQADSGKIHLTQAQLSMLLEGINWKQPERTWPPLSVL
- the tnpA gene encoding IS66-like element accessory protein TnpA, which produces MGTTLSQSQEVPVAGSRKGRPNHSEEFKRRLAAAACEPGISVSKLAREHGINANMLFTWRRSYRAQQRQEAAVLLPVTVEQPDPRPAPRPVSSAAAACEPATPNGAIEIRLGRAVIRIEGAVDATTLRTVLDRLTP
- a CDS encoding endonuclease NucS domain-containing protein yields the protein MSTTPTRPPIWQLIRDAVAPLGRETSNAEIKQLLLREYPDLNEASIACQIAICTVNRFGRVGYPENKKPRLANGRYDFLFATGRGKVTWYDPAKHGLWAIEETPEGLAVRRFEDTSEDGDAASDIDAVEPVDDGFGGGAFALESHLRDYLARNPPTLPGHGAPLTLFVGDDGRDGVEYQTDCGPADLVFHDEAKNFVVFELKLGRGPDAALGQVQRYMGWIDTHLAKGKTVSGVIVANSISDKLKYAAKVAPNVQLMEYRLTVDLAPVALQVPSMPAGDRP